In Ooceraea biroi isolate clonal line C1 chromosome 1, Obir_v5.4, whole genome shotgun sequence, the genomic stretch CATGGTCTACCAAGAGAGGTATCGCTAAACATGTGAAATTATTACCAAAGTTACACAGTAAATTATGTACTTCTTGTATCATGCAAGAATGGAATGTACATGATTTGTACAAGGAGTACATAACgtaactttattaaatttacattaatacataTGTCGCAGCGTCTCTTGCGTATGCGTAAAAAGTAATTGTGCAATTGTCGACTTACCCTGTGCCGTGGCGTTGCGCAGGTAGCGGAGCGCATTGATACGGCGGCGGTGGTTCCTGCGATGCATATTCAAAGGGGATTTGCATGAATACCATATGCGAATGCCGTCCCATCGCGCACACTTTAACTTGGCACAACTCTACGGTACTTTACCTGACCTCCCTCAACGTCCGAGAATCTTCGCTTTACGCCGTGTGATTTCTGCTGCTCCGGCGAATCGGGCTTCTGATCGAACTGCTGATGCGGCGGCTGCATCGTATAATGCACCTGCGTCGGTATGTGGCCGTTCTGATATTGTATGTGCTGCGGATGATACTGTATCTGGGCTTGCGGGGGCGGAGGTACATTATGAAGAGGTATATTTTGCGGCGGCATTTGCATCTACGAGCAATTAAACACAAAATTAAGTGTCGTCCACGAGAACAACGAGAAGCAACGAGATGCCGGATGCACGTCATTGTTACCTGCAGCTGTCCCTGCGGCTGCGGCATCTGCTGCGGCGGCTGCTGCGCCTGATACAACCACGGCGCGGCATTCtgcggcggcggtggttgCGTGGGTGGCGGCACGCTGGTCAGAATGTTCATCGAGTTCGGCATCTGGCCGATCGACGGCGGCGGCACGATCTGCGGTGGCGGTACTGGTTGCGGTAACGGTCCCTGCTCCACCGCTGGACCCTCCTGCTGATGCTGAATCTCGCTGCCAGGCGGGAGCGGCGGCTGCGCGTGATGCTGCGGCGACTGAGCGTTTGGCACTAGGAACGTCTGTGcggacggcggcggcggcaccTGCAGATGGAACGGCGGCGGGTGGCCCTCGAACTGCGGCGGTATTATGTGCTGAGCAACTGCCTGCGACTGCTCGTGATTCTGCTGCAGCTGCGGCGGTACGATCGGCTCGCCGGGCTGCAGAACGAACTGCGTCTGCGACTGAGACGTGGGAGACGCTTGCACCTGCTGATACTGTATCTGATAGGTCTGCGGCACGGGCGGCGGCGGTTGATTCGGCGGAAAGTTGGGCGGCGGGAAGTGTAGGTGTAACAGGGGAGGCGGAGGCGGTTGCTGCGTAATATTCAGAGGCGCGGCTGCGGGCGGCGGTTGCTGCAGATTGACATTGACAGTCTCGATGATGCCCTGCGACGGCGTGGCGGGCCGTTGCACCGCACTCGGCTGCGTATACACGTAGGAGACCGCGCCGCTCGCTGGCGCGTTGCCGCTCGTCATGAAGCTAGGCTGCGCCGGGCCCTGCGGCGGTGGCTGGCTCATTACGTACATTTGCGCGACGGGCTGCGGCGACGACTGCGATCCCGGTTGAATACCTTGGATTTGCAACGGCTGACCGGGATGTATCTGGTACTGAACCTGACTAACTGTTGACGGCGGGCCGATCAATTGTACCTGTCCgaccggcggcggcggcatgAAGGTCTGTATCTCCTGCAAACAGAAGATATTCGTATTTGCGTTATAAGATTTCCTCGCGGGGTGATGTAAAACGCTTGATCAAAATTTCAGCCGCGTACCTGAGCTTGCGGAGGTGGAACTAACGGTCCAGAATGAGGCGGTATATGCACTCCCGGAGGAGGAACCGACACTCCAGGTCCCGGATTACCAGCCACAGTAGCTGTGAGAATTGTTGCGGGCAATGTTACAACATTACTTTGCGGATGTTGCATAATATCTGTTAAAAGTTCGAAGTTCGCTTGaggaaaaaatatcaattgcGCAATATCCAATTATAAGTGCACGATTCGTACGTACCTTGATGCTGTATCGTGACTACATTCGGCTGGCCTAAAGTACCGATGTTCATAGTTTGAAACTGGGCTGTAAAtggaaaagaattattttatttattgtatcataaataagaaattcttttaattataatatttaattataaaattattatattcgacATTTTAATAAACGTACTTTGCGGTATTTGCGATTGCTCTATTACTTGCTGAGGTTGTACCGGTGGCGGTTGTTGTTGAATATAAGTTTGCAACTCGGACTGTATCGTTTGTATTAGATTGATGGCCAGTTGCTTCGCGTTCTGCAGTGCCTCTGGCTTTGGATGTCTATAAACAGGAATGATATCTTATCAATCGCACCTTATCATCGGGCGATACCGAATGACATAATTTTTGCAGTCTTACTCTATATACAGATGAAGTGGCTCTGGAGATTCCGCTCCTAAAACTGGATCGATAAACTGAGATCCCCGACCCTTTAAAGTCACATTTGCACCTGTTTCACCCCTAATATACAACAAATTCGCGTCACCAGCGCCTAATATACGTCCACGTAAATCAAAGCCTTGTGGTGCATTCTCGATACCAACACAGATCTTTTCCTATTAATTTGTAGATATCAGATCAGTCAATATCACGCAAAAAGTCTGTTGCAATGAGAT encodes the following:
- the LOC105278504 gene encoding extensin isoform X2 is translated as MAKGKLRGSDSNNKITASNAAFKNGETYTSEFEINETPPSARTLLTKGYIQDEINSYSGATVSTRGRFMTEQEKLRCPNERPLYLYIQGHAKHNVDLAIQKINEIIKTEHQSSLNRPSRFTNAPPPLMSLHSGVTTVEKICVGIENAPQGFDLRGRILGAGDANLLYIRGETGANVTLKGRGSQFIDPVLGAESPEPLHLYIEHPKPEALQNAKQLAINLIQTIQSELQTYIQQQPPPVQPQQVIEQSQIPQTQFQTMNIGTLGQPNVVTIQHQDIMQHPQSNVVTLPATILTATVAGNPGPGVSVPPPGVHIPPHSGPLVPPPQAQEIQTFMPPPPVGQVQLIGPPSTVSQVQYQIHPGQPLQIQGIQPGSQSSPQPVAQMYVMSQPPPQGPAQPSFMTSGNAPASGAVSYVYTQPSAVQRPATPSQGIIETVNVNLQQPPPAAAPLNITQQPPPPPLLHLHFPPPNFPPNQPPPPVPQTYQIQYQQVQASPTSQSQTQFVLQPGEPIVPPQLQQNHEQSQAVAQHIIPPQFEGHPPPFHLQVPPPPSAQTFLVPNAQSPQHHAQPPLPPGSEIQHQQEGPAVEQGPLPQPVPPPQIVPPPSIGQMPNSMNILTSVPPPTQPPPPQNAAPWLYQAQQPPQQMPQPQGQLQMQMPPQNIPLHNVPPPPQAQIQYHPQHIQYQNGHIPTQVHYTMQPPHQQFDQKPDSPEQQKSHGVKRRFSDVEGGQEPPPPYQCAPLPAQRHGTGEGDRQQQLVHGPSPTPAGVPHGDRNKMLMPPPHPGNEQNVMAESGNIHVGNGPPPLPPPPSPQAPWQNHHPVRVPWGRPPPIPRDGEPPAVCPGLPPINMPPPQIRPRGPVDGNRSPTQNAVLEQSLGVEYNQMPPYTTKPPPYNAHPLMQSICNPPPPPPPHHQQPRPQHPPQAVQHYQVPISQTYQPPTSCPPWMN
- the LOC105278504 gene encoding extensin isoform X1; translated protein: MAKGKLRGSDSNNKITASNAAFKNGETYTSEFEINETPPSARTLLTKGYIQDEINSYSGATVSTRGRFMTEQEKLRCPNERPLYLYIQGHAKHNVDLAIQKINEIIKTEHQSSLNRPSRFTNAPPPLMSLHSGVTTVEKICVGIENAPQGFDLRGRILGAGDANLLYIRGETGANVTLKGRGSQFIDPVLGAESPEPLHLYIEHPKPEALQNAKQLAINLIQTIQSELQTYIQQQPPPVQPQQVIEQSQIPQTQFQTMNIGTLGQPNVVTIQHQDIMQHPQSNVVTLPATILTATVAGNPGPGVSVPPPGVHIPPHSGPLVPPPQAQEIQTFMPPPPVGQVQLIGPPSTVSQVQYQIHPGQPLQIQGIQPGSQSSPQPVAQMYVMSQPPPQGPAQPSFMTSGNAPASGAVSYVYTQPSAVQRPATPSQGIIETVNVNLQQPPPAAAPLNITQQPPPPPLLHLHFPPPNFPPNQPPPPVPQTYQIQYQQVQASPTSQSQTQFVLQPGEPIVPPQLQQNHEQSQAVAQHIIPPQFEGHPPPFHLQVPPPPSAQTFLVPNAQSPQHHAQPPLPPGSEIQHQQEGPAVEQGPLPQPVPPPQIVPPPSIGQMPNSMNILTSVPPPTQPPPPQNAAPWLYQAQQPPQQMPQPQGQLQMQMPPQNIPLHNVPPPPQAQIQYHPQHIQYQNGHIPTQVHYTMQPPHQQFDQKPDSPEQQKSHGVKRRFSDVEGGQEPPPPYQCAPLPAQRHGTGEGDRQQQLVHGPSPTPAGVPHGDRNKMLMPPPHPGEKRNLDQKASGLASGNEQNVMAESGNIHVGNGPPPLPPPPSPQAPWQNHHPVRVPWGRPPPIPRDGEPPAVCPGLPPINMPPPQIRPRGPVDGNRSPTQNAVLEQSLGVEYNQMPPYTTKPPPYNAHPLMQSICNPPPPPPPHHQQPRPQHPPQAVQHYQVPISQTYQPPTSCPPWMN